Proteins from one Coffea arabica cultivar ET-39 chromosome 8c, Coffea Arabica ET-39 HiFi, whole genome shotgun sequence genomic window:
- the LOC113706192 gene encoding probable transcription factor MYB58: protein MERLRAQEDIKKGPWSAEEDEILMNFVKENGPGDWSSIRSKGLLPRTGKSCRLRWVNKLQPNLKKGCKFSAEEERVVLELQATLGNKWAAIATYLPGRTDNDVKNFWSTRQKRLARILRASSQPNRAHKHKAKATVVNEASTLQASVSSFNQVKETSLQCHICSCFWSENASAINILPPPDCLNMGTAGVISGVPPAVDEHTSPPQLCIQSNNHQPSVSPPFGIFFSTEQPKPALNNLPLWQENQDFGAELGEPNFMGALTQQESLEVGNMAQHNLGLSLDELEATGQNFGEINDYKDKMLTIPDTLFADLSDDMLDNLDAVPRSSS from the exons atGGAAAGACTGAGAGCCCAAGAAGATATCAAGAAAGGGCCATGGTCTGCTGAGGAAGATGAGATACTGATGAACTTTGTAAAGGAAAATGGCCCCGGAGACTGGAGCTCCATTCGATCCAAAGGGCTCTTACCAAGAACTGGAAAATCTTGTCGTCTCAGATGGGTCAATAAACTTCAACCCAACTTAAAAAA AGGATGCAAATTTTCAGCAGAGGAAGAGAGAGTGGTCTTGGAGTTGCAGGCTACACTTGGAAACAAATGGGCAGCAATAGCTACATATTTGCCCGGAAGAACTGATAATGACGTGAAGAATTTTTGGAGCACGAGGCAAAAGAGGCTGGCCAGGATACTGCGAGCATCATCACAACCAAACAGGGCGCACAAGCATAAAGCTAAAGCAACGGTTGTAAATGAAGCTTCTACTTTGCAA GCCTCTGTTTCCAGCTTCAATCAGGTTAAAGAGACTTCATTACAATGTCATATCTGCTCCTGTTTTTGGTCTGAAAATGCCAGTGCTATCAATATTTTGCCACCACCAGATTGCCTAAACATGGGTACAGCTGGTGTGATCTCGGGTGTTCCTCCAGCAGTTGATGAGCATACAAGTCCTCCCCAACTCTGCATCCAGAGCAACAATCATCAACCATCTGTTTCACCTCCTTTTGGAATCTTTTTCAGCACTGAGCAGCCTAAACCAGCACTGAATAACCTTCCCCTTTGGCAAGAAAATCAGGATTTTGGGGCGGAACTTGGTGAGCCAAATTTTATGGGTGCGTTGACGCAACAAGAATCTCTGGAAGTTGGAAATATGGCACAGCATAACCTGGGATTGTCACTGGATGAATTGGAGGCCACTGGCCAGAATTTTGGTGAGATTAATGACTATAAGGATAAGATGTTGACGATACCTGATACTCTATTTGCTGATCTCTCGGATGACATGCTTGATAATCTAGATGCAGTTCCAAGATCATCTTCTTAA
- the LOC113705566 gene encoding azadirone synthase LFS-like isoform X1, whose translation MMANSALQLPIIDLSCSDRISTAQSIRQACMEYGFFYLINHGVEEELLKRVFEESRKFFVLPSEEKMKVVLKDHRGYTPLYAEKLDPSSISKGDSKESFYVGPLEDVKNQWPPAAELGVADQQMYGASAHSDYGMITLLAAEDVGGLQICREKFEQNQVWEDVHHVNGAFIVNIADMMERWTNCLFRSTFHRVLPTGRERYSAAFFLDGNPDCMVECLKSCCSESRPPRYPPIRIGDHLQQRFRITYG comes from the exons ATGATGGCGAATTCTGCTCTTCAACTACCGATCATCGACCTCAGCTGCTCCGACCGCATCTCCACCGCTCAGTCCATTCGTCAG GCATGCATGGAATATGGTTTCTTTTACTTAATCAATCATGGAGTTGAAGAAGAGCTGTTAAAGAGGGTGTTCGAAGAAAGCAGAAAATTTTTCGTGCTCCCCTCCgaagagaaaatgaaagtgGTTCTAAAGGACCATCGAGGTTATACACCGCTCTATGCTGAGAAACTTGACCCATCTTCCATATCCAAAG GTGACTCAAAAGAAAGCTTCTATGTTGGTCCTTTGGAAGATGTGAAAAATCAATGGCCTCCAGCAG CTGAATTAGGAGTTGCTGATCAACAAATGTACGGTGCTTCTGCTCATTCAGATTATGGAATGATTACTCTTCTAGCGGCAGAGGATGTTGGTGGTCTTCAG ATTTGCAGGGAAAAGTTTGAGCAAAATCAGGTCTGGGAAGATGTTCATCATGTCAATGG GGCTTTCATAGTTAACATTGCAGACATGATGGAGAGGTGGACAAATTGTTTGTTCAG ATCAACATTTCACAGAGTGCTGCCTACAGGACGGGAACGCTACTCG GCGGCTTTCTTTTTAGACGGAAACCCAGATTGCATGGTAGAATGCTTGAAGAGTTGCTGCAGTGAGTCCCGTCCTCCTAG GTATCCTCCAATCCGCATTGGAGACCATCTACAGCAACGCTTTAGGATTACTTATGGTTGA
- the LOC113705566 gene encoding azadirone synthase LFS-like isoform X2, with the protein MEYGFFYLINHGVEEELLKRVFEESRKFFVLPSEEKMKVVLKDHRGYTPLYAEKLDPSSISKGDSKESFYVGPLEDVKNQWPPAAELGVADQQMYGASAHSDYGMITLLAAEDVGGLQICREKFEQNQVWEDVHHVNGAFIVNIADMMERWTNCLFRSTFHRVLPTGRERYSAAFFLDGNPDCMVECLKSCCSESRPPRYPPIRIGDHLQQRFRITYG; encoded by the exons ATGGAATATGGTTTCTTTTACTTAATCAATCATGGAGTTGAAGAAGAGCTGTTAAAGAGGGTGTTCGAAGAAAGCAGAAAATTTTTCGTGCTCCCCTCCgaagagaaaatgaaagtgGTTCTAAAGGACCATCGAGGTTATACACCGCTCTATGCTGAGAAACTTGACCCATCTTCCATATCCAAAG GTGACTCAAAAGAAAGCTTCTATGTTGGTCCTTTGGAAGATGTGAAAAATCAATGGCCTCCAGCAG CTGAATTAGGAGTTGCTGATCAACAAATGTACGGTGCTTCTGCTCATTCAGATTATGGAATGATTACTCTTCTAGCGGCAGAGGATGTTGGTGGTCTTCAG ATTTGCAGGGAAAAGTTTGAGCAAAATCAGGTCTGGGAAGATGTTCATCATGTCAATGG GGCTTTCATAGTTAACATTGCAGACATGATGGAGAGGTGGACAAATTGTTTGTTCAG ATCAACATTTCACAGAGTGCTGCCTACAGGACGGGAACGCTACTCG GCGGCTTTCTTTTTAGACGGAAACCCAGATTGCATGGTAGAATGCTTGAAGAGTTGCTGCAGTGAGTCCCGTCCTCCTAG GTATCCTCCAATCCGCATTGGAGACCATCTACAGCAACGCTTTAGGATTACTTATGGTTGA
- the LOC113707262 gene encoding transcription factor KUA1-like: MTRRCSHCSQNGHNSRTCPNRGVKLFGVRLTDGLIRKSASMGNLSHYSSSGSGSGSATPQNGLAAHDSPGDTPDHPSAAAAADGYASEDFVAGSSSSRERKKGVPWTEEEHRMFLLGLQKLGKGDWRGIARNYVISRTPTQVASHAQKYFIRQSNVSRRKRRSSLFDIVPDESADATMVSRDFFSVNPPEAETQSNNELPAAAMEEEVESVDSANSIDVEAVPPKPDSSQYSYPVVYPTYVAPFFPVAFPMWSGYGTEPTRQESHEVVKPTAVHSKSPINVDELVGMSKLSLGDSLGDGRPPLSLKLADGSRQSAFHANPSSGTSGMNSSHSPIHAV, from the exons ATGACGAGGAGGTGTTCACATTGCAGCCAAAACGGGCATAATTCTAGGACGTGTCCGAACAGGGGCGTGAAGCTATTTGGGGTCCGATTAACTGATGGGTTGATCCGAAAGAGTGCTAGTATGGGTAACTTGTCCCACTATAGTAGTAGCGGTAGTGGTAGTGGTAGTGCTACTCCTCAAAATGGATTGGCTGCTCATGATTCTCCGGGCGACACCCCTGATCATCCCTctgccgccgccgccgccgatGGTTATGCTTCTGAAGATTTTGTTGCCGGGTCTTCATCCAGCCGCGAAAGAaagaaag GTGTTCCATGGACTGAGGAGGAACATCGGATGTTTCTGCTTGGTTTACAAAAGCTTGGTAAAGGTGATTGGCGTGGGATTGCACGTAATTATGTGATTTCTAGAACACCTACCCAGGTAGCCAGCCATGCCCAGAAATATTTTATCCGGCAAAGTAATGTATCAAGGAGAAAAAGACGCTCCAGCCTCTTTGATATTGTGCCTGATGAA TCAGCCGATGCTACCATGGTTTCTAGAGATTTCTTCTCTGTAAATCCTCCTGAAGCTGAGACACAAAGCAACAATGAATTGCCTGCTGCTGCTATGGAGGAAGAGGTTGAATCAGTAGATTCTGCAAATTCCATTGACGTTGAAGCTGTGCCTCCTAAGCCAGATAGCTCACAGTACTCTTATCCAGTTGTCTATCCTACTTATGTTGCTCCTTTTTTCCCAGTGGCATTTCCAATGTGGTCGGGCTATGGCACAGAGCCAACAAGACAAGAGAGCCATGAAGTGGTCAAACCAACAGCAGTTCATTCAAAGAGCCCAATTAATGTGGATGAGCTGGTTGGCATGTCGAAACTTAGCTTAGGGGATTCACTTGGAGATGGAAGACCTCCTCTATCTTTAAAATTGGCCGATGGTTCGAGGCAGTCAGCTTTCCATGCAAATCCTTCTTCTGGCACTTCAGGCATGAACTCAAGCCATAGTCCTATTCATGCAGTCTAG